One genomic region from Pseudoduganella lutea encodes:
- a CDS encoding fasciclin domain-containing protein: MKKILFAAAFGMAFSAAHAADIVDTAKSAGTFNTLVTAVEAAGLVDTLKGPGPFTVFAPTDAAFAKVPKAKLDALLKDKAALTKVLTYHVVPGKVMAADVKPGAVKTVEGASLTVTAKGGKVMVDKANVVKTDIAADNGVIHVIDTVVMPK; this comes from the coding sequence ATGAAAAAGATCCTCTTCGCAGCAGCTTTCGGCATGGCTTTCAGCGCGGCACATGCAGCCGATATCGTCGATACCGCCAAGTCCGCCGGCACGTTCAACACGCTGGTTACCGCGGTGGAAGCTGCCGGCCTGGTGGACACGCTGAAGGGCCCGGGCCCGTTTACCGTGTTCGCGCCGACCGACGCGGCATTCGCCAAGGTGCCGAAGGCCAAGCTCGATGCGCTGCTGAAGGACAAGGCCGCCCTGACCAAGGTGCTGACCTACCACGTGGTACCGGGCAAGGTGATGGCCGCCGACGTGAAGCCCGGCGCCGTGAAGACGGTCGAAGGTGCCAGCCTGACCGTGACCGCCAAGGGCGGCAAGGTCATGGTCGACAAGGCCAACGTGGTGAAGACCGATATCGCGGCCGACAATGGCGTGATCCACGTGATCGACACGGTGGTAATGCCGAAGTGA
- a CDS encoding type II TA system antitoxin MqsA family protein, with the protein MKYCPECGTPSPVHEVRDVSYTYKGRSTVIEGLEGDYCGACGEAVFTRKDGDRYSTAIAEFARKINGEVVDPAYILAVRQKLNLGQREAGELFGGGVNGFSRYETGKARPHPSTLKLLQLLDRHPELLAEVRVLA; encoded by the coding sequence ATGAAATATTGCCCAGAATGCGGCACCCCGTCTCCTGTCCATGAAGTTCGCGATGTCTCATACACCTACAAGGGGCGATCCACTGTCATCGAGGGGCTGGAGGGGGATTATTGCGGTGCATGCGGCGAGGCGGTATTCACCCGCAAGGACGGTGACCGTTACAGCACGGCGATTGCGGAGTTCGCCCGCAAGATCAATGGAGAAGTGGTCGACCCGGCCTATATCCTGGCGGTGCGCCAGAAATTGAACCTGGGCCAGCGGGAGGCCGGTGAACTTTTCGGCGGCGGGGTCAACGGTTTCTCGCGGTATGAAACCGGCAAGGCGCGGCCGCATCCCTCGACTCTCAAGCTGCTGCAACTCCTGGATCGTCATCCCGAATTGCTGGCGGAAGTGCGCGTGCTGGCATAA
- a CDS encoding type II toxin-antitoxin system MqsR family toxin, giving the protein MEKRTPSCKLTVVKALIAADKVNATRSARDSANLVGIHDLRGMCDVVMGLTTTDFYKSMTTHADNRVWQDVYHCSTADGIPLYVKLTVIDDVLIVSFKEL; this is encoded by the coding sequence ATGGAAAAACGCACGCCCAGTTGCAAGCTGACGGTGGTGAAAGCGCTGATCGCAGCCGATAAGGTCAACGCGACCAGAAGCGCGCGCGATAGTGCCAACCTCGTCGGCATCCATGATCTGCGGGGAATGTGCGACGTTGTCATGGGTTTAACGACTACGGACTTCTACAAGAGCATGACAACGCATGCCGATAACCGGGTCTGGCAAGACGTTTACCATTGCAGCACCGCTGATGGCATACCGTTGTACGTAAAGCTGACCGTGATCGACGATGTGCTGATCGTATCCTTCAAGGAGTTGTGA